The Poriferisphaera corsica DNA segment TTTCGAGATCGGTCATGAGCAATGGGATGTGATTGTAGTGATTTTTGTGCCGGTGCAGCCAGCACTGCGCAAGAAAATTTATCAATCAGTTAGGGATGGATTAAAAGCGGGAGGTAAGTTTGTGATTGAGATGTATACGCCGCGCCAACTAGAAAAAGGGACTGGCGGTGGATCGGATATCAATGTGATGGTCGATGAATCGATCATCCGTAAGGAATTAGTTGGATTAGATTATGAGATTCTCGAAGAAATGGATCGTGAGATCATTGAGGGAAGCTATCACACAGGTGATAGTGCGGTCATCCAAGTGTTAGCAGTAAAATAGTTGATAGAAGTGAATTGTAGAATACTAAAAGGGCAGCGAATCATCGTTGCCCTTTTCTTTTGATGTTGCTTAGGTGTAGGTCATTGCTTGCAACTTTTGGTTGAGTCGAGGTTCAGCGAGGTAATTGAGCATGTTGAGGGTGAAGTCACCTTG contains these protein-coding regions:
- a CDS encoding class I SAM-dependent methyltransferase, with the translated sequence MWDERYSEKEYIYGREPNEFLASVTDRLPQGGRALCLAEGEGRNAVWLAKQGFDVVAVDMSAVGLAKAEQLAEDEGVSIETVCTDLENFEIGHEQWDVIVVIFVPVQPALRKKIYQSVRDGLKAGGKFVIEMYTPRQLEKGTGGGSDINVMVDESIIRKELVGLDYEILEEMDREIIEGSYHTGDSAVIQVLAVK